The following DNA comes from Kaistia sp. 32K.
CATGCTCGCCGGCTCTCGCGAAGGCGTCGAGCAGGGTCGGCAGGTCATGGCCGGCGAGGTTGGTCATCAGCGTCGCGAGCTCGGCGTCGGAGCGCGCCTCGATTAGCTTCGTCACCGGACCCTGGTCGCCGATCTCGTCGAGAAGGCGCTTGCGCCACGCCGCGCCGCCCTGGAAGCAGAGCGCCGAATAGAGCTGGTTCGGGCAATTGTCGATCCAGTCGCGCAGGCGCTCGCCGCCCGGCTCCTGGAACGCCGCTTCGAGCAGCACGCCATATTTGAGGACGACGACGTCCCAACCGAAATTCTGGAAGATCGCTTCGAAGCGCTGCCAGAGGCCCTCGCGGACGACGGCATCCAAGCTCTGGCGGTTGTAGTCGACGATCCACCAGGTGTTGCGCAGGCCGTGCTTCCAGCCTTCGAGCAGGGCTTCAAAAATGTTGCCCTCGTCCATCTCGGCGTCGCCGACCAGCGCGATCATCCGGCCTTCCGGGCGATCCTTGGCGCTCCAGTCCTTGGCGCGGACATAATCCTGCACCAGCGAGGAAAACAGCGTCTGCGCCACGCCGAGGCCGACCGAGCCGGTCGAGAAGTCGACGCCGTCAATATCCTTGGTGCGCGAGGGGTAGCTTTGGGCCCCCTTGTAGCCGCGGAAATTCTCGAGCTTCTCGCGGGTCTGGCGGCCGAGCAGATACTGGATGGCGTGGAAGATCGGGCTCGCATGCGGCTTGACCGCGACGCGGTCCTGCGGCCGGAGCACGTCGAGATAGAGCGCCGTCATGATGGTCGCGAGCGAAGCGGACGAGGCCTGGTGGCCGCCGATCTTCAGCCCCTCGGCATTGTCGCGCAGATGGTTGGCGTTGTGGATGGTCCAGGCCGCCAGCCAGAGGATCTTCTTCTCGAGTTCGCCCAGAAGAGCGAGCCGGTCTCCGGCGGAGTGGGGGGTGTTGGGCGCGCTCGACATGGACGATCCTCCATCGATCCGGAAACCGAGAATGGACCGGGCGGGGTGCCCGGTCCAGCCATTCCGTGCCGCGCCGGGGCGCGACAGGTATTCGCGGCGCCCGCGGCGCTCAGCCGATCCGCGCGCCGGTCGCAGTGTCGAACAGATGGATGCGCTCGACCGGGAACGAGACGCTCACCGTATCGCCGCGCTCGGCGAGGCCGCGCTCCAGCGAGAACGCCTTGACGTCGCTGCCGAAGGCGTTGGCGTGCAGGATGGTGCCGAAGCCGGTCGGTTCGACCAGGTCGATCCGCGCCTGGATGCCTTCGAGCCCGGTCTTGCCGACGAGGACGTGCTCGGGGCGGATGCCGAGCGTCACCTTGGTGCCGTCGGCCGTCGGCGCCGGGCCGGCGAGCGGCACGACGACGCCCTGCGCCAGCGCGACGCTGCCGCCATTCTCGGCGCGGTAGGTGCCCTCGAACATGTTCATCGCCGGCGAGCCCATGAAGCCGGCAACGAAGAGATTGGCCGGGCGGTCATAGAGATCGAGCGGGCTGCCGACCTGCTGCACGATGCCGGCGTTCATGGCGACGATGCGGTCGGCCAGCGTCATCGCCTCGATCTGGTCGTGGGTGACGTAGATCGACGTGGCGCCGAGGTCCTGGTGCAGCTTCTTGATCTCGCCGCGCATGTGCTCGCGCAGCCGCGCATCGAGGTTGGAGAGCGGCTCGTCGAACAGGAAGGCCTTGGGCGAGCGGACGATGGCGCGGCCCATGGCGACGCGCTGGCGCTGGCCGCCGGAGAGCGCCTTGGGGCGACGCTCCATCAAGGGCGTCAGGCTCAGCTTTTCGGCGGCGCCGGAAATGGCGGAGGCGATCTTTTCCTTCGCCGTCTTCCGCAGGCGCAGGCTGTAGCTCATGTTGCCGGCGACGGTCATGTGCGGATAGAGCGCGTAGGACTGGAACACCATGGCGATGTCGCGATCCTTCGGGTCGAGCTCGTTGACCCGCTTGCCCCCGATCTTGATCTCGCCGGACGAGATGTCCTCCAGGCCGGCGATCATTCTGAGCAGGGTCGATTTTCCGCAGCCCGACGGGCCGACCAGCACGACGAACTCGCCGTCCTGGATGGTCAGATCGACGCCGTGCAGGATCTTGACGTTGCCATAGGCCTTGCGGACGTCGGTGATATCGATGGATGCCATTGCGGTGCTCCCTCAGCCCTTGACCGCGCCGGCCGTGAGGCCCTGCACGAGGTAGCGCTGGATAAAGAAGAAGAAGAGACAGGCGGGGATCAGGGCGAGCACGCCCGCGGCCATCATCTGCCCGAAATCGACCGAGAACTTCGAGACGAAGCTCAAAAGCCCGACCGGGAAGGTGCTGGCGTCGACGCCGGAGATCAGCATCAGCGCGAAGAGCAGCTCGCTCCAGGCGGCGGTGAAGACGAAGCCGAGCGTCGCCGCCATGCCGGGAAGCGTCAGCGGCAGGATGATCTGGCGGAACGCCATGAAGCGCGTGGCGCCGTCGATCATCGCGGCCTCTTCCAGGTCCTTCGGGATGCCGTCGAAGAAGGACTGCATCAGGAAGGTCGCGAACGGCACGTTGAAGGCGACGTAGACGAGGATCAGGCCGGAGAGGCTGTTGGTGAGGCCGAGCGGCGACAGCATCTTGAAGATCGGCGCGATCAGCATCACCAGCGGGAACATCTGGGTCAGAAGCATCAGCCCGACGATCCAGAACTTGCCGCGGAACGAGAAGCGCGACATCGCATAGCCGCCGAGCGAGGCGAGGATGGTGACGATGAAGGCGGTCGACAGCGACACGATCATCGAGTTGCGGAAGAACAGCGGGAAGTCGCTGTGCCGCAGCACGAAGTCGAAATGGTCGAACACGGTCCTGGACGGCCAGAGGCGAACGCCCTCGGAATAGAGCAGGTCGTTCGGCGTGACCGAGACCTTGAGCACCCAGAACAGCGGGAAGAGGGCGAACACCACGTAAGCGAGGATGGCGACGCGGTGGGCGACGGTGGCGACGATGCGCTTGTTGCTGGTCATGGTCTCAGCGCTCCCTGAGCAGCGTCTGGCGCAGCAGGATGATCAGCATCGAATAGACGAGCAGCAGTGCGAGCAGCACCATCGCGATCGCCGAGGCGTAGCCGAAATCGAGCCTGCGGAAGGCCTGGGTGAAGATGTAGCTGGCGACGATCTGCGTCCGGTCGGCCGGGCCGCCATTGGTCATGACGACGATCAGATCGGCGAAATTGGCGATCCAGACGGTGCGCAGCATGACGGTGATGGCGATGGTTGGCGCCAGGAAGGGCAGGGTGATCGAACGGAAGCGCTGGAACGGCGTGGCGCCATCGATGGCCGCCGCCTCGTAGAGATCGCGCGGGATCGACTGCAGCGCGGCCAGAAGCGTGATGGCGAAGAAGGGGATGCCCCACCAGACATTGGCGATGATCGGGCCCCACATGGCGTGGTCCGGGCTCGACAGCAGATTGTCCGGCGCGTCCATCAGCCCGAGCGCGAACAGCCAGTGCGGGATCGGACCGACGATGGGGTTGAACAGCATTGCCCAGTTGAGGCCGGACAGGAAGCTCGGCACCGCCCAGGGCAGGAAGCAGAGCGCCTGGGCGAGGCCGCGGCCGAAGAAGGGCTTGTCGAGCAGCAGCGCCAGGATCAGGCCGAGGAAGAACTGCAGCGCCACCGAATAGCCGGTCCAGTAGACGGTGTTCTTCAGCGCCTGCCAGAAGGTCTTGTCCTTGGCGATGGCGCGGAAATGATCGAGGCCGATGAAGCCGCCCGAGAACGGATCGAGCAGCGTGATGTCGCGGAAGGCATAGGAGATGCCGATCACCAGC
Coding sequences within:
- a CDS encoding ABC transporter ATP-binding protein; this translates as MASIDITDVRKAYGNVKILHGVDLTIQDGEFVVLVGPSGCGKSTLLRMIAGLEDISSGEIKIGGKRVNELDPKDRDIAMVFQSYALYPHMTVAGNMSYSLRLRKTAKEKIASAISGAAEKLSLTPLMERRPKALSGGQRQRVAMGRAIVRSPKAFLFDEPLSNLDARLREHMRGEIKKLHQDLGATSIYVTHDQIEAMTLADRIVAMNAGIVQQVGSPLDLYDRPANLFVAGFMGSPAMNMFEGTYRAENGGSVALAQGVVVPLAGPAPTADGTKVTLGIRPEHVLVGKTGLEGIQARIDLVEPTGFGTILHANAFGSDVKAFSLERGLAERGDTVSVSFPVERIHLFDTATGARIG
- a CDS encoding carbohydrate ABC transporter permease, coding for MTSNKRIVATVAHRVAILAYVVFALFPLFWVLKVSVTPNDLLYSEGVRLWPSRTVFDHFDFVLRHSDFPLFFRNSMIVSLSTAFIVTILASLGGYAMSRFSFRGKFWIVGLMLLTQMFPLVMLIAPIFKMLSPLGLTNSLSGLILVYVAFNVPFATFLMQSFFDGIPKDLEEAAMIDGATRFMAFRQIILPLTLPGMAATLGFVFTAAWSELLFALMLISGVDASTFPVGLLSFVSKFSVDFGQMMAAGVLALIPACLFFFFIQRYLVQGLTAGAVKG
- a CDS encoding carbohydrate ABC transporter permease, which gives rise to MTEAVNAAPYGRDRRPFLRRLAMASEPYLYSAPALILIVTVMLVPLVIGISYAFRDITLLDPFSGGFIGLDHFRAIAKDKTFWQALKNTVYWTGYSVALQFFLGLILALLLDKPFFGRGLAQALCFLPWAVPSFLSGLNWAMLFNPIVGPIPHWLFALGLMDAPDNLLSSPDHAMWGPIIANVWWGIPFFAITLLAALQSIPRDLYEAAAIDGATPFQRFRSITLPFLAPTIAITVMLRTVWIANFADLIVVMTNGGPADRTQIVASYIFTQAFRRLDFGYASAIAMVLLALLLVYSMLIILLRQTLLRER